A genomic segment from Shumkonia mesophila encodes:
- a CDS encoding universal stress protein encodes MSMRALLAVLDYRASNRSLLETVCAFGSRWQARLEVLLPYPGLWNPDLMSVADESMRERIEQAVTQVHNHEASFLGKARQEFDDSCRRFHLPAVADETAPPPSAHWDAYTDFDRGCRVVRQARLADLVFVGRPVADSGAGYEDLINQILDGSGRPILVVPPRPAAAAYGRMAIAWNGSAESARAVAAAMDLIGAADAVDIIVAESARTPGSAGRRLGAYLACHDIQAGRHVLADRRNRSAGEAILDKCAEMKSDLLVMGAYTHTRLQERMFGGVTRHVMAHAQLPVLMAR; translated from the coding sequence ATGTCGATGAGAGCATTGCTCGCGGTTCTGGACTATCGTGCCTCCAACCGTTCTCTCCTGGAGACGGTCTGCGCCTTCGGGTCGCGCTGGCAGGCCAGGCTGGAGGTCCTTCTTCCCTATCCCGGCCTCTGGAATCCGGACCTGATGTCGGTCGCCGACGAATCGATGCGTGAACGCATCGAGCAGGCGGTCACGCAGGTGCACAATCACGAGGCGTCGTTCCTTGGCAAGGCCCGCCAGGAGTTCGATGACAGTTGCCGGCGCTTCCATCTTCCCGCCGTTGCCGACGAGACGGCGCCGCCGCCCTCGGCCCACTGGGACGCCTACACCGACTTCGACCGCGGTTGCCGGGTGGTGCGCCAGGCCAGGCTGGCCGACCTCGTTTTCGTCGGGCGCCCGGTCGCCGACAGCGGAGCCGGCTACGAGGACCTCATCAACCAGATTCTCGACGGCTCGGGCCGGCCCATCCTCGTGGTGCCGCCGCGTCCCGCCGCCGCCGCGTACGGGCGAATGGCCATCGCCTGGAACGGCAGCGCCGAGAGCGCCAGGGCCGTCGCCGCGGCGATGGATCTGATCGGGGCCGCCGACGCGGTGGACATCATCGTCGCCGAGAGCGCCCGCACGCCGGGCTCGGCCGGCCGGCGCCTCGGCGCCTATTTGGCCTGCCATGACATCCAGGCGGGCCGCCATGTCCTGGCGGACCGCCGCAACCGTTCGGCCGGCGAGGCGATCCTCGACAAGTGCGCCGAGATGAAATCGGACCTGCTGGTGATGGGGGCTTATACCCACACCCGCCTGCAGGAGCGAATGTTCGGGGGCGTCACCCGCCACGTCATGGCGCACGCCCAACTGCCGGTGCTGATGGCCCGTTGA
- a CDS encoding acyl-CoA desaturase, with amino-acid sequence MPGLFRLPTARLRAVADSYCLAETVPFVLAHLACLAAVWTGVSPADVALAFGLYALRMFGVTAGYHRYFSHRTFKTGRVFQFILAFIAQSSAQRGILWWAANHRHHHRFSDTEEDVHSPVLRSFWHAHMGWIFTERYARTELSAVPDLAKFPELVWLDRHPYLPAVVLGLTVLAAAGWSGLVVGFFWSTVAVWHATFAINSLAHVIGRRRYLTADQSRNNWWLALITFGEGWHNNHHHYQGAACQGFRWYEIDVSYYLLKGLAAVGLVSDLRVPPAEVVRAEQRLGRAVVEKAAGQLAARFEAERIVADVRAALAGRWAALTGGRSVESARLELAQFLQSVHLPAMPTAAEIKAQAAAMFVDTPSINDIVERARQRLIETVCEMALGRPAETPAGA; translated from the coding sequence ATGCCTGGTTTGTTTCGCCTTCCGACGGCTCGGCTGCGGGCCGTCGCCGATTCCTATTGCTTGGCCGAGACGGTACCGTTCGTCCTGGCCCACCTCGCCTGCCTGGCCGCCGTGTGGACCGGCGTGTCGCCGGCCGACGTCGCGCTGGCCTTCGGGCTCTATGCGCTGCGCATGTTCGGGGTGACCGCCGGCTATCATCGCTATTTTTCGCATCGCACCTTCAAGACCGGCCGCGTCTTCCAGTTCATCCTGGCCTTCATCGCCCAGTCCTCGGCCCAGCGCGGCATCCTGTGGTGGGCGGCCAACCACCGCCACCACCACCGCTTCTCGGATACCGAGGAGGACGTCCATTCGCCGGTGCTGAGAAGCTTCTGGCACGCCCACATGGGGTGGATCTTCACCGAGCGCTATGCCAGGACCGAGCTTTCCGCCGTGCCCGACCTGGCCAAATTCCCCGAGCTGGTGTGGCTGGATCGCCATCCCTACCTGCCGGCCGTGGTGCTGGGCCTGACGGTCCTGGCGGCGGCCGGCTGGTCGGGCCTGGTGGTCGGCTTCTTCTGGTCGACGGTGGCGGTCTGGCACGCCACGTTCGCCATCAATTCGCTGGCCCACGTCATCGGCCGCCGTCGCTATCTGACGGCCGACCAGTCGCGCAACAACTGGTGGCTGGCGCTCATCACCTTCGGCGAGGGCTGGCACAACAACCATCATCATTACCAGGGGGCGGCCTGCCAGGGCTTCCGCTGGTACGAGATCGACGTCAGCTATTACCTGCTGAAGGGCTTGGCGGCGGTCGGCCTGGTCAGCGACCTGCGCGTGCCGCCGGCCGAGGTGGTGCGGGCCGAGCAGCGCCTGGGGCGCGCCGTCGTCGAGAAGGCGGCCGGCCAGTTGGCCGCCCGTTTCGAGGCCGAGCGCATCGTCGCCGACGTCAGGGCCGCGCTGGCCGGGCGCTGGGCCGCCCTGACCGGCGGCCGGTCGGTCGAATCGGCGCGCCTGGAACTGGCCCAGTTCCTCCAGAGCGTTCATCTTCCCGCCATGCCGACGGCGGCCGAGATCAAGGCGCAGGCGGCGGCGATGTTCGTCGACACGCCGTCGATCAACGATATCGTCGAGCGGGCCCGCCAGCGGCTGATCGAGACGGTCTGCGAAATGGCGTTGGGCCGGCCGGCGGAGACCCCTGCCGGCGCCTGA
- the hisD gene encoding histidinol dehydrogenase — protein sequence MPVRLSSRDGDFEKRFAALVAAKREAEAHVGPVVAEILKAVRERGDEAVIAFTEKFDRLKLTAATLKVSAAEVEAAVAACAPDTLAALDLAAGRIADYHRRQLPEGLNYVDSVGLRLGYRWTAVAAAGLYVPGGLAAYPSSVLMNALPAKVAGVPRLVMVVPAPDGVLNPLVLAAARIAGVDEIYRIGGAQAVAALAFGTATIAPVDKIVGPGNAYVAEAKRQVFGTVGIDMIAGPSEILVVADRFNDPAWIAADLLSQAEHDRAAQAVLITDDAAFAEAVERALEGHLKTLPRADIAGASWRDFGAVVVVGSLDEAPALVDRLAPEHLELATEDAGALAGRIRNAGAIFIGRFTPEAVGDYVAGPNHVLPTSGSARFSSGLGVLDFLKRTSLVGGDAASLAAVGPAAVTLARAEGLDAHALSVAIRLNAGPAD from the coding sequence ATGCCGGTACGGCTCAGTTCGCGGGACGGGGATTTCGAGAAGCGGTTCGCGGCGCTGGTCGCCGCCAAGCGCGAGGCCGAGGCCCATGTCGGACCGGTGGTGGCCGAGATCCTGAAGGCCGTGCGCGAGCGGGGCGACGAGGCCGTCATCGCCTTCACCGAGAAGTTCGATCGCCTCAAGCTGACCGCCGCCACGTTGAAGGTTTCGGCCGCCGAGGTCGAGGCCGCCGTCGCCGCCTGCGCGCCCGACACCCTGGCGGCGCTCGACCTCGCGGCCGGGCGCATCGCCGACTATCACCGCCGCCAATTGCCGGAAGGCCTGAACTACGTCGATTCCGTCGGCCTCAGGCTGGGCTATCGCTGGACGGCGGTGGCGGCCGCCGGGCTGTACGTGCCGGGCGGGCTTGCCGCCTATCCCTCCTCGGTGCTGATGAACGCGCTGCCGGCCAAGGTGGCGGGCGTGCCGCGCCTAGTCATGGTGGTGCCGGCCCCCGACGGCGTGCTCAACCCGCTGGTGCTGGCCGCCGCCCGCATCGCCGGGGTGGACGAGATCTATCGCATCGGCGGCGCCCAGGCGGTCGCGGCGCTGGCCTTCGGCACCGCCACCATCGCCCCCGTGGACAAGATCGTCGGGCCCGGCAACGCCTATGTGGCCGAGGCCAAGCGCCAGGTGTTCGGCACCGTCGGCATCGACATGATCGCCGGGCCGTCCGAGATTCTGGTGGTGGCCGACCGCTTCAACGATCCGGCGTGGATCGCCGCCGATCTGTTGTCCCAGGCCGAGCACGACCGCGCCGCCCAGGCCGTGCTGATCACCGACGACGCCGCGTTCGCCGAAGCCGTCGAGCGGGCGCTGGAAGGGCACCTGAAGACGCTGCCGCGCGCCGACATCGCCGGCGCCAGCTGGCGCGATTTCGGCGCCGTCGTCGTGGTGGGCAGCCTCGACGAGGCGCCCGCCCTGGTCGACCGCCTGGCGCCCGAGCACCTGGAACTGGCCACCGAAGATGCCGGGGCGCTGGCCGGGCGCATCCGCAACGCCGGGGCCATCTTCATCGGCCGCTTCACGCCCGAGGCGGTGGGCGATTACGTGGCCGGGCCCAACCACGTGCTGCCGACCTCGGGCAGCGCCCGGTTCTCCTCGGGCTTGGGCGTGCTCGATTTTCTCAAGCGCACGTCGCTGGTCGGCGGCGACGCCGCCAGCCTGGCGGCGGTGGGGCCGGCCGCCGTGACGCTGGCCCGGGCCGAGGGCCTGGATGCCCACGCGCTGTCGGTGGCGATCCGCCTCAACGCCGGCCCGGCCGATTGA
- a CDS encoding UPF0262 family protein codes for MAGAPCIKDLVLEDDRRVRLSPNVEHERRVAVHDLLEANVFEPVGDFAGPFVLHLGLEGGSLIFNVHDEADRPLVSFSLPLGDFRSLIKDYFTVCETYFNAIKTLSPSRIEAIDMGRRGLHNEGSTLMAERLAGKVRIDTDTARRLFTLLCVLHIRG; via the coding sequence GTGGCCGGCGCCCCCTGCATCAAGGACCTGGTGCTGGAGGACGACCGGCGGGTGCGTCTCAGCCCCAATGTCGAACATGAACGGCGGGTCGCCGTCCACGACCTGCTCGAGGCCAACGTCTTCGAGCCGGTGGGCGATTTCGCCGGGCCGTTCGTCCTGCACCTGGGCCTGGAGGGCGGCAGCCTCATCTTCAACGTGCACGACGAGGCGGACCGGCCGCTGGTCAGCTTCTCGCTGCCGCTGGGCGACTTCCGCAGTCTGATCAAGGACTACTTCACGGTCTGCGAGACCTACTTCAACGCCATCAAGACGCTGAGCCCGTCGCGCATCGAAGCCATCGACATGGGCCGGCGAGGGCTGCACAACGAGGGCTCGACGCTGATGGCCGAGCGCCTGGCCGGCAAGGTCAGGATCGACACCGACACGGCGCGCCGGCTGTTCACCCTCCTGTGCGTGCTGCATATCCGGGGATAG
- a CDS encoding arsenate reductase ArsC, translating into MPDLPSAVLFACTNNSIRSPMAEAILKFLHGRQIYVDSVGVHEREVDGFAVAVMDEIGIDISGHRPKTFETLEDTSYDVVVSLSPQAQHKAVEMTRVMACEVEFWPTFDPSMIDDENREVRLQAYRDVRDQLMRRIKERFPLAPTADL; encoded by the coding sequence ATGCCGGACCTGCCATCCGCCGTCCTGTTCGCCTGCACCAACAACTCGATCCGCTCGCCGATGGCCGAGGCCATCCTCAAGTTCCTGCACGGCCGCCAGATCTACGTCGACTCGGTGGGCGTCCACGAGCGCGAGGTCGACGGTTTCGCCGTCGCCGTCATGGACGAGATCGGCATCGACATCAGCGGTCATCGGCCCAAGACTTTCGAGACGCTCGAGGATACCAGCTACGACGTCGTCGTCTCGCTGTCGCCCCAGGCCCAGCACAAGGCCGTCGAGATGACGCGCGTCATGGCCTGCGAGGTGGAATTCTGGCCCACCTTCGATCCCTCGATGATCGACGACGAAAACCGCGAGGTGCGCCTGCAGGCCTATCGCGACGTGCGCGACCAGCTGATGCGCCGCATCAAGGAGCGTTTCCCCCTGGCGCCGACGGCCGATCTGTGA
- the infA gene encoding translation initiation factor IF-1 — translation MAKEEVLEFSGVVTELLPNAMFRVKLDNDHEILAHTAGKMRKHRIRVLAGDKVNVEMTPYDLTKGRITFRFK, via the coding sequence ATGGCCAAAGAAGAGGTGCTTGAATTCAGCGGGGTCGTGACCGAGCTTCTGCCCAACGCCATGTTCCGGGTGAAGCTGGACAACGACCACGAGATCCTGGCTCATACCGCCGGCAAGATGCGCAAGCACCGCATCCGTGTCCTGGCCGGCGACAAGGTCAACGTCGAAATGACGCCCTACGATCTGACCAAGGGTCGGATCACCTTCCGCTTCAAATAG
- a CDS encoding Maf family protein translates to MSDDRTDREKPLFVLASASPRRRDLLTQVGLAPDRIVPAEIDERPRPRELPRDVARRLAEAKAGAIASQFPGAFVLGADTVVACGRRVLPKAEEEGEARACLALLSGRRHRVMGGVALIDPTGRLVSRLVVTAVTFKRLEPAEVDRYLASGEWRGKAGGYAIQGLAALYVRQIVGSYSNVVGLPLFETAALLKGLGYAPRSAP, encoded by the coding sequence ATGTCCGACGACCGGACCGATCGCGAGAAGCCGCTTTTCGTGCTCGCGTCGGCATCGCCGCGTCGGCGCGACCTGTTGACCCAGGTCGGCCTGGCCCCCGATCGCATCGTTCCCGCCGAGATTGACGAGCGCCCGCGCCCGCGCGAACTGCCCCGCGACGTGGCCCGCCGGCTGGCCGAGGCCAAGGCCGGTGCCATCGCCTCGCAGTTTCCCGGCGCCTTCGTGCTGGGCGCCGACACCGTGGTCGCCTGCGGGCGGCGCGTGCTGCCCAAGGCCGAGGAGGAGGGGGAGGCCAGGGCCTGCCTCGCGCTGCTGTCGGGCCGTCGCCACCGGGTGATGGGCGGCGTCGCGCTGATCGATCCGACGGGCCGGCTGGTCAGCCGGCTGGTGGTGACGGCGGTGACCTTCAAGCGGCTGGAACCCGCCGAGGTCGACCGTTATCTCGCCAGCGGCGAGTGGCGGGGCAAGGCCGGCGGCTATGCCATCCAGGGGCTGGCGGCGCTTTACGTGCGCCAGATCGTCGGCTCCTACTCCAACGTCGTCGGCCTGCCGCTGTTCGAGACGGCGGCCCTGTTGAAAGGGCTGGGCTACGCCCCCCGTTCGGCCCCATAA
- a CDS encoding Rne/Rng family ribonuclease, whose amino-acid sequence MSTDEILIEAGPGETRIALMEGGRLRELVVARPGDGSVVGNVYLGRVERVLPGIGAAFVDVGLERAGFLGLAEARPAGHAAGQAGAPAADRIGDYLSEGDAVLVQVQRDAVADKGVKLTTHIGLTGRALVLLPGVGDILLSRRIMGEAERARLEALLGDLAEAGEGLILRTAGMDAPAEALGRELETLRGLWRVIQERRRDGRPPACLLAEPTAPFRVLRDEAGPEVRRIVVEGARMLAELAAFCREQAPGLEAKLRGHAEEAPLFEAFGVEEQIEAALAERVALPSGGSLIIQPTAALTAIDVNTGGRSESGGPEETALATNLEAAEEIARQLRLRNLSGMLVVDFVPMRRRPHQAEVLARLRSAVADDRVATHVFGFSPLGVVEMTRPRHGQTLAERLTVPCRACAASGRVKSPAAVAAAILRRVLGEARLAPGAVLEVAAPPAVVEMLGTGLSRALAETEEKLGAPLSLNADAALAADAFKVTARRRTEEGHD is encoded by the coding sequence GTGTCGACCGATGAAATCCTGATCGAGGCGGGGCCGGGCGAGACGCGCATCGCGCTCATGGAGGGCGGGCGGCTCCGCGAACTGGTGGTGGCGCGCCCCGGCGACGGCAGCGTCGTCGGCAACGTCTATCTGGGCCGCGTCGAGCGCGTGCTGCCGGGCATCGGGGCGGCCTTCGTCGACGTCGGGCTGGAGCGGGCCGGCTTTCTCGGCCTGGCCGAGGCCCGGCCGGCCGGCCATGCCGCAGGCCAAGCGGGTGCGCCCGCCGCCGACCGCATCGGCGACTATCTGTCCGAGGGCGACGCCGTGCTGGTGCAGGTGCAGCGCGATGCGGTGGCCGACAAGGGCGTCAAGCTGACCACCCACATCGGGCTCACCGGCCGCGCCCTGGTGCTGCTGCCCGGGGTGGGCGACATCCTGCTTTCCAGGCGCATCATGGGCGAGGCCGAAAGGGCAAGGCTGGAGGCCCTGCTGGGCGACCTGGCGGAAGCGGGCGAGGGGCTGATCCTGAGAACCGCCGGCATGGACGCGCCGGCCGAGGCCCTGGGCCGGGAGTTGGAAACGCTGCGCGGCCTCTGGCGCGTCATCCAGGAAAGACGGCGGGACGGCCGGCCGCCGGCCTGCCTGCTGGCCGAGCCGACGGCGCCCTTCCGGGTGCTGCGCGACGAGGCGGGGCCGGAGGTGCGCCGCATCGTCGTCGAGGGCGCGCGCATGCTGGCCGAGCTGGCCGCCTTCTGCCGCGAGCAGGCGCCGGGGCTGGAGGCCAAACTGCGCGGCCACGCCGAAGAGGCGCCGCTGTTCGAGGCCTTCGGCGTCGAGGAGCAGATCGAGGCGGCGCTGGCCGAGCGGGTGGCGCTGCCCTCGGGCGGCAGCCTGATCATCCAGCCGACGGCGGCGCTGACCGCCATCGACGTCAACACCGGCGGCCGCTCGGAAAGCGGCGGGCCCGAGGAGACGGCGCTTGCCACCAACCTGGAGGCGGCCGAGGAGATCGCCCGCCAGTTGCGCCTGCGCAACCTGTCGGGCATGCTGGTGGTCGATTTCGTGCCGATGCGCCGGCGTCCCCATCAGGCCGAGGTGCTGGCCCGCCTGCGCTCGGCGGTGGCCGACGACCGCGTGGCCACCCATGTCTTCGGTTTCAGTCCGCTGGGGGTGGTCGAAATGACGCGGCCCCGCCATGGCCAGACCCTGGCCGAACGGCTGACCGTGCCCTGCCGGGCCTGCGCCGCCAGCGGCCGGGTCAAGAGCCCGGCCGCCGTCGCCGCCGCGATCCTGCGCCGCGTGCTTGGCGAGGCGCGGCTGGCGCCCGGAGCCGTCCTCGAGGTGGCGGCGCCGCCGGCCGTGGTCGAGATGTTGGGAACGGGGTTGTCTCGGGCGTTGGCCGAGACCGAGGAAAAACTGGGAGCGCCGCTTAGCCTGAACGCCGATGCCGCCCTGGCGGCCGACGCCTTTAAGGTGACGGCCAGGCGCCGGACGGAGGAAGGACATGACTGA
- a CDS encoding DNA gyrase inhibitor YacG, with the protein MTDDTASRPDAKVIPLVRRRRCPICGKPQVHAYRPFCSQRCADQDLGRWLTGGYRIAAEDEPDLDDDQADDGT; encoded by the coding sequence ATGACTGACGACACCGCAAGCCGGCCGGACGCAAAGGTCATCCCGCTGGTCCGCCGCCGGCGCTGCCCGATCTGCGGCAAGCCGCAGGTGCACGCCTATCGGCCGTTCTGTTCGCAGCGCTGCGCCGACCAGGACCTCGGCCGCTGGCTGACCGGCGGCTATCGCATCGCCGCCGAGGACGAGCCCGATCTGGACGACGATCAGGCCGACGACGGAACCTGA
- a CDS encoding TRAP transporter permease: protein MTEDREADLAKFDKEEAPKKAREWAEPVVFWAGVGISLFHLYFNTIGTIEDLWTSALHFGLFGFLCTLLYPMVRTRAGSAAGRAVAVVDVVFGLLILWTAVHLILNEVALYDRGIRLLPLDWVAAIVAILLGIEFTRRTTGWIIPVLIVTSLTYVVWWGKYVTGVFQFPGLTFETALFRTYFSGDGMFGEIARISSTYVFMFILFGAFLTRSGAGDFIMNLARCAAGKMTGGPGLVAVMGSALMGTISGSAVANVVGTGVITIPLMKRAGFPPHFAASVESSASTGGQIMPPIMGAGAFVMASYTQIPYVHIIAVSVLPAMMYFLSVGYWVRMEAIRLGIYGKEDPEAPTFRQAMRDGGHNLIPIVLLIGLLVVGFTPTYAAGISILAVIATSWLSKKRMGPRAICEALAKGARNMVPTAVLLVTIGLVVNVLGTTGVGNTFSLMISRWSGDSLLITILWVSLASIILGMGLPTTAAYIVLGTLSAPALYNLITHSEAVSLIASGQVVDTVKAVLMLVAPDQAGMLGKPMPVEAVKAMLALVPPDMATSVIEQTVSAANQTQALLSAHMIIFWLAQFSNLTPPVCLAVYAACAIADSPPWKTGVTAFQVGMAFFIIPLLFAYTPFLSSDLALSFKIFFFGIGGMYCVVAAIRGYMETRIGRPMRLAMLFLGVVLLWPLGSVWEFVALGAVLVLLAFNIRQSRRDAAGRAGDQVPSSA, encoded by the coding sequence GTGACCGAGGATCGTGAAGCGGACTTGGCGAAGTTCGACAAGGAAGAGGCCCCCAAGAAGGCCCGCGAGTGGGCGGAACCGGTGGTCTTCTGGGCCGGCGTCGGCATCTCCCTCTTCCATCTCTATTTCAATACCATCGGCACGATCGAGGATCTTTGGACCTCGGCCCTGCATTTCGGACTGTTCGGATTCCTGTGCACGCTGCTCTATCCGATGGTCCGCACGCGCGCCGGAAGCGCGGCCGGCCGCGCGGTCGCCGTGGTGGATGTGGTTTTCGGCCTGCTGATCCTGTGGACCGCCGTTCATCTGATCCTCAACGAAGTGGCCTTGTACGATCGCGGCATCCGCCTCCTGCCGCTGGATTGGGTGGCCGCCATCGTCGCCATCCTTTTGGGCATCGAGTTCACCCGTCGGACCACCGGCTGGATCATTCCGGTCCTGATCGTCACCTCGCTGACTTACGTGGTGTGGTGGGGCAAGTACGTCACCGGCGTGTTCCAGTTTCCCGGCCTCACCTTCGAAACCGCGCTGTTCCGCACCTATTTCAGCGGCGACGGGATGTTCGGCGAGATCGCCCGCATCTCCTCGACCTACGTCTTCATGTTCATTCTGTTCGGCGCCTTCCTGACCCGCTCGGGGGCCGGCGATTTCATCATGAACCTGGCCCGCTGCGCGGCCGGCAAGATGACCGGCGGGCCCGGCCTGGTCGCGGTCATGGGCTCGGCCCTGATGGGCACCATCAGCGGTTCGGCGGTGGCCAACGTGGTCGGCACCGGCGTCATCACCATCCCGCTGATGAAGCGGGCCGGATTCCCGCCCCATTTCGCGGCCAGCGTCGAATCCTCGGCCTCCACCGGCGGTCAGATCATGCCGCCGATCATGGGCGCCGGCGCCTTCGTCATGGCCAGCTACACCCAGATTCCCTACGTCCACATCATCGCCGTCTCGGTGCTGCCGGCGATGATGTATTTCCTGTCGGTCGGCTATTGGGTGCGGATGGAGGCGATCCGCCTGGGCATCTACGGCAAGGAGGACCCCGAGGCGCCGACCTTCCGCCAGGCCATGCGCGACGGCGGTCACAACCTGATTCCCATCGTGCTGCTCATCGGGCTGCTGGTGGTCGGCTTCACCCCCACCTACGCCGCCGGCATCAGCATCCTGGCCGTGATCGCGACATCGTGGCTTTCAAAGAAGCGGATGGGGCCGCGGGCGATCTGCGAAGCGCTGGCAAAGGGCGCCCGCAACATGGTGCCGACGGCGGTGCTGCTGGTCACCATCGGCCTTGTCGTCAACGTGCTCGGCACCACCGGGGTCGGCAACACGTTCTCGCTGATGATCAGCCGCTGGTCCGGCGACAGCCTGCTGATCACCATCCTGTGGGTCAGCCTTGCCTCCATCATCCTGGGCATGGGGCTGCCCACCACGGCGGCCTACATCGTGCTCGGCACCCTTTCGGCGCCGGCGCTCTACAACCTCATCACCCACTCCGAGGCGGTCAGCCTGATCGCCTCCGGCCAGGTGGTCGATACGGTCAAGGCGGTGCTGATGCTGGTCGCGCCGGACCAGGCCGGCATGCTCGGCAAGCCGATGCCGGTCGAGGCCGTCAAGGCCATGCTGGCCCTGGTGCCGCCGGACATGGCGACCAGCGTCATCGAACAGACGGTCAGCGCCGCCAACCAGACGCAGGCGCTGCTGTCGGCGCATATGATCATCTTCTGGCTGGCCCAGTTCAGCAACCTGACGCCGCCGGTGTGCCTGGCGGTCTACGCCGCCTGCGCCATCGCCGACAGCCCGCCGTGGAAGACCGGCGTCACCGCCTTCCAGGTCGGCATGGCGTTCTTCATCATTCCGCTGCTGTTCGCCTACACGCCGTTCCTGTCGTCGGACCTCGCCCTGTCCTTCAAGATCTTTTTCTTCGGGATCGGCGGCATGTATTGCGTGGTCGCCGCCATCCGCGGCTACATGGAAACCCGGATCGGCCGGCCGATGCGCCTCGCGATGCTGTTCCTCGGCGTGGTCCTGCTGTGGCCGTTGGGATCGGTGTGGGAGTTCGTGGCCCTGGGCGCCGTGCTGGTGCTGCTGGCCTTCAACATCCGCCAGAGCCGGCGCGACGCGGCAGGGCGGGCCGGGGATCAGGTTCCGTCGTCGGCCTGA
- a CDS encoding TAXI family TRAP transporter solute-binding subunit produces MAKSVRTFACVLGVAAVAAGIAFSAPAFAQAPKERSYLLGTATTGGSYYPIGVAIATLTKVKLQDKHKISLSAITSAGSGENIKLMRENQIQFSILQGLYGAWAWNGEGDFKAEGPQHDFRSISMLWFNTEHFAILSEYAKTGNISDMANIKGKKFSIGARKSGTEGSGRTILSGLGFDPDKDFDLAYLGYNPSAEALQNGTIAGFNIPGGMPVSAVAQAAATLKDKMRILNVSADELKKINGAAKLDLWVPFTVPAGTYAGHAKPIQTIAQPNFLAARKDVSEDDVYLLTKTLYENLAFLRNIHKSTEDMALERAIGGLPFPLHPGAVKYYKEKGLSIPDALIAK; encoded by the coding sequence ATGGCAAAATCTGTCCGCACGTTCGCGTGCGTTCTTGGCGTTGCGGCCGTCGCGGCCGGCATCGCGTTTTCCGCCCCGGCCTTCGCGCAGGCTCCGAAAGAACGCTCCTATCTCCTGGGCACTGCCACCACCGGTGGTTCCTACTATCCCATCGGCGTGGCCATCGCCACCCTGACCAAGGTGAAGTTGCAGGACAAGCACAAGATATCGCTCTCCGCCATCACCTCGGCCGGCTCCGGCGAGAACATCAAGCTGATGCGCGAGAACCAGATCCAGTTTTCGATCCTTCAGGGCCTGTACGGCGCCTGGGCCTGGAACGGCGAAGGCGATTTCAAGGCGGAAGGTCCGCAACACGACTTCCGTTCCATCAGCATGCTGTGGTTCAACACCGAGCACTTCGCCATTCTCAGCGAGTACGCCAAGACCGGCAACATCTCGGACATGGCGAACATCAAGGGCAAGAAGTTCTCGATCGGCGCCCGCAAGTCCGGGACCGAGGGTTCGGGGCGCACCATCCTTTCCGGGCTCGGGTTCGACCCCGACAAGGACTTCGATCTCGCCTATCTCGGCTACAACCCGTCGGCCGAAGCCTTGCAGAACGGCACCATCGCCGGCTTCAACATTCCCGGCGGCATGCCGGTCTCGGCGGTGGCCCAGGCGGCCGCCACGCTGAAGGACAAGATGCGCATCCTCAACGTCTCGGCCGACGAACTGAAGAAGATCAACGGGGCGGCCAAGCTGGACCTGTGGGTCCCGTTCACCGTTCCGGCCGGCACCTACGCCGGCCATGCCAAGCCGATCCAGACCATCGCCCAGCCGAACTTCCTGGCGGCGCGCAAAGACGTCTCGGAAGATGACGTCTATCTGCTGACCAAGACGCTCTACGAGAACCTCGCGTTCCTGCGCAACATCCACAAGTCGACCGAGGACATGGCCCTGGAAAGGGCCATCGGCGGCCTGCCCTTCCCGCTCCATCCCGGGGCCGTCAAGTATTACAAGGAGAAGGGCCTGAGCATTCCGGACGCGCTCATCGCCAAGTGA